In a genomic window of Nyctibius grandis isolate bNycGra1 chromosome 4, bNycGra1.pri, whole genome shotgun sequence:
- the FJX1 gene encoding four-jointed box protein 1 has product MKRVRRAAPGPLPVLGLLLLGALPGLWTVLLRREAAAQRDPDPEPHPHTGPSAGSSPGRWGWGLSPAAPGEPGAGGQKTFRALLAVSAAGREELGGGGPFAAAGSPTPADAASPVERGIFWSRELEQQVPPGFAAEEAAAWLSAARASRVASLERGGCGRSSNRLARLSDGSRACVRYGINPEQIQGEALSYHLAGVLGMQERLPPMALALVEARGRQWEPVREELRGSHWAEGAVVSLTRWVDNLTAVVAPAPWGAEAGASRRLQPLSAGDLGGLPPSQLVELVQWSDLILFDYLTANFDRLVSNLFSLQWDPRVMRRATSNLLRAPDGGLVFMDNEAGLVHGYRLLAMWDPYNEPLLRSVCVFREGTARRVAELHRRRSAAAELRRRYRAREPLWARLGFLSERQAELLQTRIDFVHRHIAHCRAQAAVL; this is encoded by the coding sequence ATGAAGCGGGTGAggcgggccgcgccgggccccctgcccgtgctgggactgctgctgctgggcgcCCTGCCGGGGCTCTGGACGGTGCTGCtgcggcgggaggcggcggcccAGCGGGACCCGGATCCGGAGCCCCACCCGCACACGGGGCCGTCCGCGGGGTCGTCCCCggggcggtggggctgggggctctcCCCGGCGGCGCCGGGCGAGCCCGGCGCCGGTGGGCAGAAAACTTTCCGGGCGCTGCTGGCGGTGTCGGCGGCTGGCCGGGAGGAGCTGGGCGGCGGAGGGCCGTTCGCTGCGGCCGGCTCGCCGACGCCGGCCGACGCCGCCTCTCCGGTGGAGCGGGGCATCTTCTGGAGCCGtgagctggagcagcaggtgCCGCCGGGATTCGCggcggaggaggcggcggcgtgGCTGTCGGCCGCCCGCGCATCCCGCGTGGCCTCGCTGGagcggggcggctgcgggcgcAGCTCCAACCGGCTGGCGCGGCTGTCGGACGGGAGCCGCGCCTGCGTCCGCTACGGCATCAACCCGGAGCAGATCCAGGGCGAGGCGCTATCCTACCACCTGGCCGGGGTGCTGGGCATGCAGGAGCGGCTGCCGCCCATGGCCCTCGCCCTGGTGGAGGCCCGCGGGCGGCAGTGGGAGCCGGTGCGGGAGGAGCTACGCGGCTCGCACTGGGCCGAGGGCGCTGTGGTCAGCCTGACGCGCTGGGTGGACAACCTCACCGCCGTGGTGGCCCCCGCGCCCTGGGGCGCCGAGGCGGGCGCCAGCCGGCGCCTGCAGCCGCTGTCGGCGGGGGACCTGGGCGGCCTGCCGCCGTCTCAGCTGGTGGAGCTGGTGCAGTGGAGCGACCTGATACTCTTCGACTACCTGACAGCCAACTTCGACCGCCTGGTCAGCAACCTCTTCAGCCTGCAGTGGGACCCGCGGGTGATGCGCCGCGCCACTAGCAACTTGCTCCGCGCCCCCGACGGCGGGCTCGTCTTCATGGACAACGAGGCGGGGCTCGTGCACGGCTACCGCCTCCTCGCCATGTGGGACCCCTACAACGAGCCGCTGCTGCGCTCCGTCTGCGTCTTCCGCGAGGGCACGGCGCGGCGCGTGGCCGAGCTGCACCGACGCCGCAGCGCTGCCGCCGAGCTGCGCCGCCGCTACCGGGCTCGGGAGCCGCTCTGGGCGCGCCTCGGCTTCCTCTCGGAGCGGCAGGCCGAGCTGCTGCAGACCCGCATCGACTTCGTGCATCGCCACATCGCCCACTGCCGCGCACAGGCCGCCGTGCTCTGA